A genomic window from Montipora capricornis isolate CH-2021 chromosome 8, ASM3666992v2, whole genome shotgun sequence includes:
- the LOC138059541 gene encoding melatonin receptor type 1C-like, which translates to MWQTKPTAQFKIVVYIYCIEKVLLFLDGIFQSSRAKMTDELSSRRLFITVVEVFSILTLNILSLTGNTLVCIAVFKNVRLRSTTNLYIVALALSDLLSAIFVMPFVCGVLVASKWVFGDVVCQFHAFFSLFVIYVSPVTMGLTAVNRYVRMCKPDEIYRRWFSKRKSIAFLTSAWTVVACYVAVPRFAGLQEHRFIPGYAQCSLEHHSYAGKKIHYCIVLVLFFLTPLITTVSCYRKVGRMIRQHNENSSTNIQQGVNTGISRHEINISKSLFAVVFAFMVCWVPFWIIVILRRFFLAEKMPRIVELLCMFLFYFSNTINPFVYAGMNSAFRREFRKILLETMS; encoded by the coding sequence ATGTGGCAAACAAAACCGACTgctcaatttaaaattgtggtATATATTTATTGTATAGAGAAAGTCCTTCTGTTTTTAGATGGCATTTTCCAGAGCAGTCGTGCTAAGATGACCGATGAATTGAGTTCTCGCAGGCTCTTTATAACCGTTGTGGAAGTCTTCTCGATATTAACGTTAAATATTTTGTCGCTAACAGGAAACACGTTAGTCTGCATCGCAGTTTTCAAGAACGTTCGACTTCGGTCAACGACTAATTTGTACATTGTTGCTCTAGCACTGAGCGATCTGCTGTCCGCCATTTTCGTGATGCCTTTCGTTTGTGGTGTGCTTGTAGCCAGTAAATGGGTTTTCGGTGACGTGGTTTGCCAATTTCACGCTTTCTTCAGCTTGTTTGTGATATACGTTTCCCCCGTAACGATGGGTCTGACGGCCGTGAATCGATACGTGAGGATGTGCAAGCCAGACGAGATATACAGGAGATGGTTTTCCAAGAGGAAGTCTATTGCTTTCCTCACGTCTGCATGGACCGTTGTTGCTTGCTATGTTGCAGTTCCGCGGTTTGCAGGTTTGCAAGAGCATCGGTTCATACCAGGTTATGCACAGTGTTCTCTTGAACATCACAGCTATGCTGGGAAAAAGATTCATTACTGCATTGTCCTTGTTCTCTTCTTTTTGACACCTCTGATAACAACTGTTTCCTGCTACCGAAAAGTCGGGAGGATGATACGCCAGCACAACGAAAATTCTTCAACTAATATACAGCAAGGCGTAAACACGGGCATCAGCAGGCACGAAATAAATATCAGTAAATCCCTCTTTGCAGTCGTGTTTGCCTTCATGGTATGTTGGGTACCATTTTGGATAATTGTAATCTTACGGCGTTTCTTCCTTGCGGAAAAAATGCCCCGAATTGTCGAACTCTTGTGTATGTTTCTCTTCTATTTCTCCAACACAATAAACCCATTCGTGTATGCAGGAATGAACTCCGCTTTCAGACGAGAATTTCGCAAGATACTTCTTGAAACGATGTCGTAG